In Oscillatoria acuminata PCC 6304, a single window of DNA contains:
- a CDS encoding GldG family protein, producing the protein MKTVEQKPRGFLNKYFKYAVLLGLFLTIGGAIPGLLTGWQPVTSGLVIAGVTILLLWLVWMLTNAEGGWNPRSAEAGTNAFVATVSVLVILGIINFLGVRYTERFDLTENQRFTLAPQTQQLVRNLPQPVKVWIFAGEPERGDLELLENYRRQAPDLFSFQYVDPVRQPTVVRQFGVQSFGEVYLASEDRTRQQFVQTVSTVSPLSESRLTSSLEQFTSDRIYKVYFLQGHGERSLETGRGAISQAVASLQDKNFQVEPLNLARLPRVPPDAALVVIAGPKQPLFPQEVQALRGYLQQGGSLFVAIDPDTNPGLEPLLSEWGIELDQTIAIDSSGSGELVGFGPAAPLITNYGDHPIVRDFQGGYSFYPLARPLLLSDVEGVESTPLLLTGEQSWAESTPEDPNLRFDPQSDRPGPLILGVAKTKAIATESPTPEPTTPEPTEEPTTEEPTTPETTEEPTTEEPTTEEPTTDEVTTEEPTTDEVTTEEPTTDEPTTRREARMVVIGNSEFVIDGNFQLQLNGDVFLNSVSWLSKQNEQTLSIRPKAVLNRRISMTREQAQQLALAAVVFLPLFGLLTAASLWWKRR; encoded by the coding sequence ATGAAAACCGTTGAACAAAAGCCTCGGGGCTTCTTGAACAAGTATTTTAAATATGCCGTCTTGTTGGGACTGTTCCTGACGATTGGCGGGGCAATTCCTGGACTCCTGACGGGGTGGCAACCTGTGACCAGTGGCCTGGTAATTGCCGGTGTCACTATCCTCTTGTTATGGCTGGTGTGGATGCTGACGAATGCTGAAGGCGGATGGAATCCGCGATCGGCAGAAGCGGGGACTAATGCCTTCGTTGCAACGGTATCGGTTCTGGTGATTTTAGGGATCATTAATTTTCTAGGGGTTCGCTATACAGAACGCTTTGATTTAACGGAAAATCAGCGCTTTACTCTCGCCCCGCAAACCCAACAATTGGTGCGAAATCTGCCTCAACCTGTGAAAGTGTGGATTTTCGCGGGGGAACCGGAACGCGGGGATCTGGAATTACTAGAAAATTATCGTCGCCAAGCGCCGGATTTGTTTAGTTTTCAATATGTGGATCCTGTACGGCAACCCACAGTGGTGCGGCAATTTGGGGTTCAAAGTTTTGGCGAGGTTTATCTGGCATCGGAGGATAGGACAAGGCAGCAATTTGTGCAGACGGTGAGTACCGTTTCCCCCCTCTCGGAATCGAGGCTAACGAGTAGTTTAGAGCAGTTTACGAGCGATCGCATTTACAAGGTATATTTCCTGCAAGGTCATGGAGAACGTTCTTTAGAAACAGGACGAGGTGCGATCTCTCAAGCGGTTGCCAGCTTGCAGGACAAAAATTTTCAGGTAGAACCCCTGAACCTGGCGCGATTGCCTCGGGTCCCCCCCGATGCCGCCTTGGTGGTGATTGCTGGACCCAAACAACCCTTATTTCCCCAGGAAGTCCAAGCGTTACGAGGCTATTTGCAACAAGGTGGGAGCCTATTTGTGGCGATCGACCCGGATACCAATCCCGGATTGGAGCCCCTGCTGAGTGAGTGGGGAATCGAACTGGATCAAACCATTGCGATCGATAGTTCAGGCAGTGGTGAACTCGTCGGATTCGGTCCTGCGGCCCCTTTAATTACCAATTATGGAGACCATCCGATTGTCCGTGACTTTCAAGGGGGTTATTCGTTCTATCCGTTAGCGCGTCCCCTGTTGCTGAGTGATGTGGAGGGGGTCGAGAGTACCCCGCTGCTGTTGACTGGGGAGCAAAGTTGGGCGGAGTCTACCCCTGAAGACCCGAATCTGAGGTTCGATCCTCAAAGCGATCGCCCCGGACCTCTGATCTTGGGGGTCGCCAAGACAAAAGCGATCGCCACAGAGAGTCCCACTCCAGAACCAACAACTCCAGAACCAACAGAGGAACCAACAACAGAGGAACCAACAACTCCAGAAACAACAGAGGAACCAACAACAGAGGAACCAACAACAGAGGAACCAACAACAGACGAAGTGACAACGGAGGAACCAACAACAGACGAAGTGACAACGGAGGAACCAACAACGGACGAACCAACAACTCGAAGGGAAGCTCGAATGGTGGTGATTGGTAACTCAGAATTTGTAATTGATGGGAACTTTCAATTGCAATTAAATGGAGATGTTTTCCTCAATTCTGTAAGCTGGTTAAGCAAGCAAAATGAACAAACTCTCTCCATTCGTCCTAAAGCCGTTCTGAATCGTCGAATCTCGATGACTCGGGAACAAGCTCAACAGTTAGCTTTGGCTGCTGTGGTATTTTTACCCTTATTTGGATTGCTGACTGCCGCCAGTTTGTGGTGGAAACGACGTTAG
- a CDS encoding ABC transporter permease yields MGTIVANIVAIYRKELQSYFISPLAYLIAGFFWFISGLFFVAMLLADGGLIQQVAMMDAQGQQMGIAIPPFDVPYEFLQQFLQTIGSLSLFILPMLSMGLYAEERKRGTLELLATSPITNWAVATGKLLGVVTFYITMILPLLVLQLIALNAATPPMPLAVPLLAHFGLILLATTVLSLGMFISSLTDSTILAAILTFVLVLFLWAIDVVAQAIGGPVGSVLEHLSILNHYTNLIRGTLDTSSVILLGSYGVLGIFLTAQSIDALRFQRS; encoded by the coding sequence ATGGGAACGATTGTTGCCAATATTGTGGCTATTTATCGCAAGGAGCTACAGAGTTATTTTATCTCCCCTTTAGCCTATTTAATTGCCGGGTTTTTTTGGTTCATTTCCGGCTTATTTTTTGTGGCCATGTTACTCGCTGATGGGGGCTTGATTCAACAAGTAGCGATGATGGATGCCCAAGGACAACAAATGGGAATTGCGATTCCGCCCTTCGATGTGCCTTACGAATTCTTACAACAATTTTTGCAAACCATTGGTTCCCTCTCTTTATTCATTCTGCCGATGTTGTCTATGGGACTCTATGCGGAAGAACGCAAGCGCGGAACCCTGGAATTGTTAGCGACTTCTCCGATTACGAACTGGGCGGTGGCAACGGGCAAACTCCTCGGAGTCGTGACGTTTTATATCACGATGATTCTGCCGTTATTGGTCCTCCAACTCATCGCCCTGAATGCAGCGACCCCCCCGATGCCCCTGGCCGTTCCCTTGCTGGCCCATTTTGGGTTAATTTTGTTAGCGACTACCGTCCTTTCCCTGGGAATGTTTATTTCTTCCTTGACCGATAGTACAATTTTAGCGGCTATCCTAACCTTTGTTTTGGTCCTATTTCTCTGGGCGATCGATGTGGTCGCTCAAGCCATTGGTGGTCCAGTCGGCAGTGTTTTAGAGCATTTATCGATTCTTAACCATTACACCAACCTGATTCGCGGCACGTTGGATACGAGTAGTGTAATTTTATTGGGCAGTTATGGGGTTTTGGGAATCTTTCTCACCGCTCAGTCTATTGATGCTTTGCGCTTCCAACGGAGTTAA
- a CDS encoding ABC transporter ATP-binding protein, protein MIEVEHLSKIYGSTPAIQDVTFTVEPGEILGFLGPNGAGKTTTMRILAGYLPANSGTAKVAGYEVHEDSMAVRQRIGYLPETPPLYPDMTVEGFLHFVARLKQVRPGDRPERVNWALKRCNLEEKRSVLIRKLSKGFRQRVGIAQAIVHDPPVIILDEPTVGLDPRQIIEVRNLIKSLAGDHTIILSTHILPEVSMTCSRVAIINRGQVVATGSPDELMVQLTGGTSYELEGEMAELWDEWEDGGDFLKTLEKVPGVRSAEWVSDQKLPPSRRKIQAIAEVGMEPGPEIIAQLVRKKFRVHEMRRTQASLEDLFLQLTTEETITESEAESDLLISPASVQQETDEEAIADAEVIEEAAQEQEQEKEGEEN, encoded by the coding sequence ATGATTGAAGTTGAGCATTTGAGCAAAATTTATGGCTCGACACCAGCCATTCAGGATGTCACCTTTACGGTGGAGCCTGGGGAAATTTTAGGATTTCTGGGTCCTAATGGTGCAGGCAAAACCACGACGATGCGGATTTTGGCGGGGTATTTACCGGCCAATAGCGGCACCGCCAAGGTGGCAGGTTACGAGGTCCATGAAGATTCGATGGCAGTGCGGCAACGAATTGGTTATCTGCCGGAGACGCCTCCTTTATATCCCGATATGACGGTGGAGGGATTTTTGCATTTTGTGGCGCGACTGAAACAAGTGCGTCCGGGAGATCGCCCAGAACGGGTGAATTGGGCGCTCAAGCGTTGCAATCTGGAAGAAAAGCGATCGGTTCTGATTCGCAAGCTGTCTAAGGGGTTTCGCCAACGGGTGGGGATTGCTCAGGCGATTGTCCATGACCCCCCGGTGATTATTTTGGATGAACCGACGGTGGGTTTGGATCCCCGGCAAATCATTGAGGTACGGAATCTGATTAAAAGTTTGGCGGGAGACCATACGATTATTTTGTCTACCCATATTTTGCCGGAAGTCAGCATGACCTGTAGCCGAGTGGCGATTATTAATCGGGGTCAGGTGGTGGCGACAGGTTCCCCGGATGAGTTGATGGTGCAACTCACGGGGGGGACTTCCTATGAGTTGGAAGGGGAGATGGCAGAACTCTGGGATGAGTGGGAAGATGGGGGTGATTTTCTCAAAACCCTGGAAAAAGTCCCGGGAGTGCGATCGGCAGAATGGGTTTCGGATCAGAAGTTGCCTCCTTCTCGGCGCAAGATTCAGGCGATCGCGGAAGTGGGGATGGAACCGGGTCCCGAAATCATTGCTCAGTTGGTGAGGAAGAAATTTCGGGTGCATGAGATGCGACGCACCCAAGCAAGTTTGGAAGATCTATTTTTGCAACTGACGACGGAGGAAACCATTACCGAGTCAGAGGCGGAGTCCGATTTGCTGATTTCCCCTGCATCGGTGCAGCAGGAAACCGATGAAGAGGCGATCGCAGATGCCGAGGTAATTGAAGAAGCAGCACAAGAACAAGAACAAGAAAAAGAAGGAGAAGAAAACTAA
- a CDS encoding S-layer homology domain-containing protein gives MATFYVDPTNGTDSAAGSQQAPLKTLTAALEKSTTGTTIKLANGSYTGTSGEKFPLLVKAGVTLVGDDATKGKAIIIQGGGTKTVGKWPNQNITMYLEEGAELRGVTVTNPGTSGVGVWIHGVSATIANSTLSKCGREGVFVSDVAKPTIVENVFSENTGNGMSFVDNAKGEVRGNLFQKTGYGLTIGYQSAPLLKDNHILENRTGVVINGDASPVLRDNTIEKNEQDGITVTNNAKVDLGTNEDPAGNTIKTNGQYDVQNASTQKIFSTGNTLSTTTVKGDIEFVASSVPGPDDSDDDSDSETPTKLTDIADHWAAPFITAMVEKKLIAGFPDGTYKPEEKLTRAQYAAIVAKAFNETLSDTTTDFTDVASDFWGKEAIVKANRMGFIAGFPDVTFRPNDNLTRVQALVSLASGLKLSDGDAATLGYYTDRAQIPSYATDAVAVATEKGMVVNYPNVKELNPMREITRAEVAAIIYQGLVVKGLATAITSPHIVASDVKSQPLSDIDGHWAEPFILALYNTGAVGGYPDGTFKPDDKMTRAQYAALLTKALNPPVKRDAATFKDVAEDFWGYVAVQTAYKSGFISGFPDNTFKPTENVQRAQVIVSLVNGLELSGGDAESLTKFSDRTSIPEYAKEEVVTALAKELIVSYPNPDKLEPTRDATRAEVAVMIYQALVNGDKIVAINSEYILSA, from the coding sequence ATGGCTACATTTTACGTCGATCCTACCAACGGAACCGATTCTGCTGCCGGTAGTCAACAGGCTCCTTTAAAAACCCTCACCGCAGCCTTGGAAAAATCCACCACCGGCACCACAATCAAGTTAGCCAACGGCTCCTATACCGGAACATCAGGGGAAAAATTCCCCCTCCTTGTCAAAGCTGGAGTGACCCTTGTTGGTGATGACGCCACTAAAGGGAAAGCCATCATCATCCAAGGGGGTGGGACAAAGACTGTGGGTAAATGGCCCAACCAAAATATCACGATGTACCTGGAAGAAGGGGCCGAACTGCGCGGGGTCACCGTCACGAACCCCGGTACTTCTGGGGTTGGGGTCTGGATCCACGGCGTCTCCGCCACGATCGCCAATAGCACTTTATCTAAGTGCGGTCGCGAAGGGGTCTTTGTCAGCGATGTCGCCAAACCCACTATCGTCGAGAACGTTTTCTCCGAGAATACAGGTAACGGGATGTCATTCGTTGACAATGCCAAAGGGGAAGTGCGAGGCAACCTGTTTCAAAAAACCGGCTATGGCTTAACCATCGGCTATCAGTCAGCACCTTTGCTCAAAGATAACCACATTCTGGAAAATCGCACCGGGGTCGTCATTAATGGTGACGCCAGTCCCGTTCTTCGCGACAATACCATCGAAAAGAACGAGCAAGACGGCATCACCGTTACCAATAATGCCAAAGTAGACCTAGGGACGAACGAAGACCCTGCCGGTAACACGATTAAAACCAACGGGCAGTATGATGTCCAAAATGCCAGTACCCAGAAAATCTTCAGTACCGGCAATACCCTGAGTACGACCACCGTCAAAGGTGATATCGAGTTTGTCGCCAGCAGTGTTCCGGGTCCTGACGATTCAGACGATGACTCTGACTCTGAAACCCCGACCAAATTAACAGATATCGCCGATCACTGGGCGGCACCTTTTATCACCGCAATGGTGGAGAAAAAGTTGATTGCGGGGTTCCCTGATGGTACCTATAAGCCAGAAGAGAAGCTGACTCGCGCTCAATATGCGGCGATTGTGGCGAAAGCGTTTAATGAAACCCTGAGTGATACCACGACGGACTTCACCGATGTCGCCAGTGATTTCTGGGGCAAAGAGGCGATCGTCAAAGCCAACCGCATGGGCTTTATCGCCGGATTCCCGGATGTGACATTCCGTCCTAATGACAATTTGACTCGGGTCCAGGCCCTGGTTTCTTTAGCCAGTGGGTTGAAACTCAGTGACGGGGATGCAGCAACCCTGGGATATTACACCGATCGCGCTCAAATCCCCAGCTATGCCACCGATGCCGTAGCAGTCGCTACGGAAAAAGGGATGGTGGTTAACTATCCCAATGTCAAAGAACTCAATCCGATGCGGGAAATCACCCGGGCGGAAGTCGCGGCGATTATTTACCAAGGCTTAGTCGTCAAAGGACTCGCCACCGCGATTACTTCCCCTCACATCGTGGCATCCGATGTCAAATCCCAGCCTTTGAGCGATATTGACGGTCACTGGGCCGAACCGTTTATTCTCGCTTTATACAACACCGGAGCAGTCGGGGGCTATCCTGATGGCACCTTCAAGCCCGATGACAAAATGACCCGGGCGCAATATGCCGCCTTACTCACGAAAGCCTTAAATCCCCCAGTTAAACGGGATGCAGCCACTTTCAAAGATGTTGCCGAAGATTTCTGGGGCTATGTCGCCGTCCAAACCGCCTATAAGAGCGGATTTATCTCCGGCTTCCCAGATAACACCTTCAAGCCGACTGAAAATGTCCAGCGCGCCCAGGTGATTGTCTCTCTGGTCAATGGACTGGAGTTATCCGGTGGGGATGCCGAGAGCTTAACGAAATTCAGCGATCGCACCAGCATTCCCGAATATGCTAAGGAGGAAGTAGTCACCGCCTTGGCAAAGGAATTAATTGTGAGTTATCCCAACCCGGACAAACTCGAACCCACTCGCGATGCCACCCGCGCCGAAGTCGCTGTGATGATTTATCAAGCCTTAGTCAATGGCGATAAAATTGTGGCGATCAACTCGGAATATATCCTCTCTGCTTAA